The Ornithinimicrobium faecis genome includes a window with the following:
- a CDS encoding Zn-ribbon domain-containing OB-fold protein → MSTPPKFVPQATPETQPYWDGTAARELRIQQCVPEQHTYFYPRTSCPVCGTEEVKWVTASGRAQLHTYVISHRPAPGFTPPYVIAVVELEEGPRMMTNLVGVEPDPEHLELDMDLVVDFEARGDDVLVPVFRPADSEAAA, encoded by the coding sequence TTGAGCACACCACCCAAGTTCGTGCCACAGGCCACCCCGGAGACCCAGCCCTACTGGGACGGCACGGCGGCGAGGGAGCTGCGGATCCAGCAGTGCGTCCCCGAGCAGCACACCTATTTTTATCCGCGCACCAGCTGCCCCGTCTGTGGCACGGAGGAGGTGAAGTGGGTGACGGCCTCGGGTCGGGCCCAGCTGCACACCTACGTCATCTCGCACCGCCCGGCGCCGGGCTTCACCCCGCCCTATGTCATCGCGGTGGTCGAGCTCGAGGAGGGGCCACGGATGATGACCAACCTGGTCGGGGTCGAGCCCGACCCGGAGCACCTCGAGCTGGACATGGACCTGGTCGTCGACTTCGAGGCACGTGGCGACGATGTCTTGGTGCCGGTCTTCCGCCCCGCCGACAGTGAGGCGGCAGCATGA
- a CDS encoding acyl-CoA dehydrogenase family protein — MVDFSLTEEQRDVRNAVRSFIEKEVMPFEAEVLRNEREGRPSLEPGVLKELQQKARKHGYWGINTPEDYGGMAVGPVLSAIIAGEAGRTYVPFRFGGSADNILYAGTKEQQEEFLLPTIEGERRSCFAITEPGAGSDARSIQTKAVQDGDDWIISGEKIFITNGNEADFVMVFAVTDKEKGADGGVTCFLVDRAMGWTSDPIATMGEWGPASLHFDNVRVPSRNILGEVGKGFELAMRWIGQGRYMIPAGALGGAERMLEMAIDYANTRHSMGRPIAEYQGIQWHIADSAVELEAARWLTLFAAWQVQEGKDARQASSIAKLSGTTMANKVVDRVLQIHGGMGYTKELPLERWYRELRLLRIFEGTDEIQKRTIARNLLKGHVKVGDSLR; from the coding sequence ATGGTCGACTTCTCCCTCACTGAGGAGCAGCGGGACGTTCGGAATGCAGTGCGGTCCTTCATCGAGAAGGAGGTCATGCCGTTCGAGGCTGAGGTGCTGCGCAACGAGCGCGAGGGCCGGCCGAGCCTGGAGCCCGGCGTGCTCAAGGAGCTGCAGCAGAAGGCGCGCAAGCACGGCTACTGGGGCATCAACACCCCGGAGGACTACGGCGGCATGGCTGTCGGACCCGTGCTCAGCGCCATCATCGCCGGCGAGGCGGGCCGGACCTATGTCCCGTTCCGCTTCGGTGGCTCCGCCGACAACATTCTGTATGCCGGCACCAAGGAGCAGCAGGAGGAGTTTCTGCTGCCGACGATCGAGGGCGAGCGGCGCAGCTGCTTTGCGATCACCGAGCCCGGTGCGGGCTCCGACGCCCGCAGCATCCAGACCAAGGCCGTCCAGGACGGCGACGACTGGATCATCAGCGGCGAGAAGATCTTCATCACCAACGGCAACGAGGCCGACTTCGTCATGGTCTTCGCGGTCACCGACAAGGAGAAGGGCGCCGACGGCGGCGTCACCTGCTTCCTGGTCGACCGCGCCATGGGCTGGACCTCCGACCCGATCGCCACGATGGGCGAGTGGGGACCGGCGTCCCTGCACTTCGACAACGTCCGCGTCCCGAGCCGCAACATCCTCGGTGAGGTCGGCAAGGGCTTCGAGCTGGCCATGCGCTGGATCGGTCAGGGCCGCTACATGATCCCGGCCGGTGCGTTGGGCGGCGCCGAGCGCATGCTCGAGATGGCGATCGACTATGCAAACACGCGCCACTCGATGGGTCGCCCCATCGCCGAGTATCAGGGCATCCAGTGGCACATCGCCGACAGCGCCGTCGAGCTCGAGGCCGCGCGCTGGCTGACCCTGTTCGCCGCCTGGCAGGTCCAGGAGGGCAAGGACGCCCGGCAGGCCTCCTCGATCGCCAAGCTGAGCGGCACGACCATGGCCAACAAGGTGGTCGACCGCGTGCTGCAGATCCACGGCGGCATGGGCTACACCAAGGAGCTCCCACTCGAGCGCTGGTATCGCGAGCTGCGCCTCCTGCGCATCTTTGAAGGCACCGACGAGATCCAGAAGCGCACCATCGCGCGCAACCTGCTCAAGGGGCACGTCAAGGTTGGTGACTCGCTGCGATGA
- a CDS encoding ABC transporter permease yields MIGYSIRRTLYGLLVLLMVTTFVFVVLRLIPGDVVRLQLADAPGVTQAQVDALAAELGLDQPVFTQFFSFMSGALTGDLGTSFETRLPVTEMIVERLPATLELGALAIIFSVLLGVPLGVISAMRSNSVLDQSLRLVSVAGISVPNFWLALLLITYLSIWFGWSQPLVYATPWQDLSTNLSIMIIPALALGTSAMAAVSRMLRSSMLEVTQSNFVRTVRSRGASEGLVILKHAGRNSILPVFTLLGLQVGHILGGTVILESIFSIPGMGSLIFTSVQMRDYPVVLGCVIFYGAVFILVNLLVDLVYAVIDPRIRYS; encoded by the coding sequence ATGATCGGCTATTCGATCCGACGCACGCTCTATGGGCTGCTCGTGCTGTTGATGGTCACCACGTTTGTCTTTGTCGTGCTGCGCCTCATCCCCGGCGACGTGGTGCGCCTGCAGCTGGCCGACGCCCCCGGGGTGACCCAGGCACAGGTCGACGCCCTCGCCGCCGAGCTCGGCCTCGACCAACCCGTGTTCACCCAGTTCTTCTCCTTCATGTCCGGGGCACTGACCGGTGACCTGGGCACGTCCTTTGAGACGCGGCTGCCGGTCACCGAGATGATCGTCGAGCGGCTGCCGGCCACCCTGGAGCTCGGCGCTCTGGCCATCATCTTCAGCGTCCTGCTGGGCGTCCCGCTCGGTGTCATCTCGGCGATGCGCAGCAACTCCGTGCTGGACCAGTCGCTGCGGTTGGTGTCGGTCGCCGGCATCTCGGTGCCGAACTTCTGGCTGGCGCTGCTGCTGATCACCTATCTGTCGATCTGGTTCGGCTGGTCCCAACCGCTGGTCTATGCCACGCCCTGGCAGGACCTCTCGACCAACTTGTCGATCATGATCATCCCGGCGCTGGCGCTCGGCACCTCCGCGATGGCGGCGGTCTCGCGGATGCTGCGCTCCTCGATGCTCGAGGTGACCCAGTCCAACTTTGTGCGCACCGTCCGCTCCCGCGGAGCATCCGAGGGGCTGGTCATCCTCAAGCACGCCGGTCGCAACTCGATCCTGCCGGTCTTCACCCTGCTCGGTCTGCAGGTCGGTCACATCCTGGGCGGGACGGTGATTCTGGAGTCGATCTTCTCGATCCCGGGCATGGGATCGCTGATCTTCACCTCGGTCCAGATGCGTGACTATCCGGTCGTCCTGGGCTGCGTCATCTTCTATGGCGCCGTCTTCATCCTGGTCAACCTGCTGGTGGACCTTGTCTACGCCGTCATCGACCCTCGCATCCGATACTCCTGA
- a CDS encoding MBL fold metallo-hydrolase — protein sequence MSDTQEEVATSQLWLEGSPPPRPGIPLTLRNGIQLFLANNPSSWTFEGTNTWVLTDAGHAIVIDPGPEDEPHQRAVADWIRARELRLEHLVISHGHWDHSGGLKALAALTGVAGVTDLRGSADGASLPFGANSDQELLVYRTPGHTSDGITLLWPRHKVAFVGDSAMARVNPYIHHPDGTITDILESMDKMAGLVDDSWLLLSGHGPVITSPRTHLVRRMESRQRRIAEVRGHHENGLDEAQIVAAMYGDRGEQTQRAAAATVSALLAHITERN from the coding sequence GTGAGTGACACCCAGGAAGAGGTGGCGACCAGCCAGCTCTGGCTGGAAGGCAGCCCCCCACCCAGGCCAGGCATCCCGCTCACCCTGCGCAACGGCATACAGCTCTTCCTGGCCAACAACCCCAGCTCGTGGACCTTTGAGGGCACGAACACCTGGGTCCTCACCGACGCCGGTCACGCCATCGTCATCGACCCCGGGCCGGAGGACGAGCCCCACCAGCGGGCGGTCGCCGACTGGATCCGGGCGCGCGAGTTGCGCCTGGAGCACCTGGTGATCTCGCACGGGCACTGGGACCACTCCGGCGGCCTCAAGGCGTTGGCGGCGCTGACCGGGGTCGCCGGTGTCACCGATCTGCGGGGCAGTGCAGACGGGGCCTCGCTGCCCTTCGGTGCCAACAGCGACCAGGAGCTGCTCGTCTATCGCACCCCCGGCCACACCAGCGACGGCATCACGCTGCTGTGGCCGCGCCACAAGGTCGCCTTTGTCGGGGACAGTGCGATGGCTCGGGTCAACCCCTACATCCACCACCCCGACGGGACGATCACCGACATCTTGGAGTCGATGGACAAGATGGCCGGCCTGGTCGACGACTCCTGGCTCCTGCTCTCCGGGCACGGGCCGGTCATCACCTCTCCGCGCACCCACCTGGTGCGCCGGATGGAGTCGCGTCAGCGACGCATCGCGGAGGTGCGCGGCCACCACGAGAACGGTCTCGACGAGGCCCAGATCGTCGCAGCCATGTATGGCGACCGCGGTGAGCAGACGCAACGCGCCGCCGCCGCGACCGTCAGCGCGCTGCTCGCCCACATCACTGAAAGGAACTGA
- a CDS encoding TetR/AcrR family transcriptional regulator, with amino-acid sequence MTILNEEDEAGQTPAPASTRQWGKTNDTRRTILSAAEDVFVDLGYWQSNISDIVERSGSSVGSIYHHFGGKAELFTALWENYSQTMGGVANEASQAHLTEHPDDLPIDAFCAGARAYCLHTWGSRRGLSLFYSGDTPPGYEKLRRKGNSRWLRRNAKLLDLGDNRGDALVTMSLTAVIAEACRVIIEVDTEEEARRVTEVAVGLLKGLYDARP; translated from the coding sequence ATGACTATCTTGAATGAGGAAGACGAAGCGGGCCAGACGCCGGCCCCGGCAAGCACTCGCCAGTGGGGCAAGACCAATGACACCCGGCGGACCATTCTGTCCGCAGCCGAGGACGTCTTCGTCGATCTGGGCTACTGGCAGTCCAACATCTCCGACATCGTCGAGCGGTCCGGCTCCAGCGTCGGCAGCATCTATCACCACTTTGGCGGCAAGGCCGAGTTGTTCACGGCGCTCTGGGAGAACTACTCCCAGACCATGGGAGGCGTGGCCAACGAGGCCAGCCAGGCCCACCTGACCGAGCACCCGGACGATCTGCCCATCGATGCCTTCTGCGCTGGCGCCCGCGCCTATTGCCTGCACACGTGGGGAAGTCGGCGCGGACTGAGCCTGTTCTACTCCGGCGACACTCCGCCGGGCTATGAGAAGTTGCGCCGCAAGGGCAACAGCCGGTGGTTGCGGCGCAACGCCAAGTTGCTGGACCTGGGCGACAACCGGGGAGACGCCCTGGTCACGATGTCACTCACCGCTGTCATCGCCGAGGCCTGCCGCGTGATCATCGAGGTGGACACCGAGGAGGAGGCACGCCGCGTGACCGAGGTCGCCGTCGGACTGCTGAAGGGCCTCTACGACGCCCGGCCCTGA
- a CDS encoding thiolase C-terminal domain-containing protein encodes MSDVVIMGAAETDQLGKLPDISTLELHLQSARNALRDAGLGIEDIDGIASVSAPGPVTIAHALGITPRWVDTTSVGGASFLFHVRHAVAAIRAGHANAVLVTHGESGRSRVGAPPWAMAKDSLSGQFEFPFGVLGPPTTFSLPVMRFMKETGTTIEQLAEVAVAQRRWSSQNPRAMFQEEVTVSDVLDSRPVASPLTLLMCCLVTDGGGALVVTSREFAESRGTDHPLVSVLGTGECATTPMISQMADMTRCEQFEVSSRHALQEARMTTSDIDHLMIYDAFAHVPLFGLEDMGFVGRGEAGAFVAEGNTSPGGSLPMNTNGGGLSYTHTGMYGMFAIQEAVRQLRGEAAAQVPDVSTSLVLGNGGMFMSAATLVLGNEAAA; translated from the coding sequence ATGAGCGACGTCGTCATCATGGGCGCTGCCGAGACCGATCAGCTCGGCAAGCTCCCCGACATCAGCACCCTCGAGCTGCACCTGCAGTCCGCCCGCAACGCGCTGCGTGACGCCGGGTTGGGCATCGAGGACATCGACGGGATCGCCTCCGTCTCGGCGCCGGGGCCGGTGACGATCGCCCACGCCCTGGGGATCACCCCGCGCTGGGTCGACACCACCTCGGTGGGCGGGGCGTCGTTCTTGTTCCACGTGCGTCACGCGGTCGCGGCCATCAGGGCCGGTCACGCCAACGCCGTCCTGGTCACCCACGGAGAGTCCGGCCGCTCCCGGGTTGGGGCACCGCCATGGGCGATGGCCAAGGACTCCCTCTCGGGACAGTTCGAGTTTCCGTTCGGCGTGCTCGGCCCGCCGACGACCTTCAGCCTGCCGGTCATGCGCTTCATGAAGGAGACCGGCACGACCATCGAGCAGCTCGCCGAGGTGGCCGTCGCCCAGCGGCGGTGGTCCTCGCAGAACCCGCGAGCGATGTTCCAGGAGGAGGTCACCGTCTCGGACGTGCTCGACTCCCGGCCGGTCGCCAGCCCACTCACCCTGCTCATGTGCTGCCTGGTCACGGACGGGGGCGGTGCCCTCGTGGTCACCTCGCGCGAGTTCGCCGAGTCCCGCGGCACCGACCACCCGCTGGTCTCCGTGCTGGGGACCGGTGAGTGCGCGACCACACCGATGATTTCGCAGATGGCGGATATGACCCGCTGCGAGCAGTTTGAGGTCTCGAGTCGGCACGCCTTGCAGGAAGCGCGCATGACGACCAGCGATATCGACCACCTGATGATTTATGACGCTTTTGCGCACGTGCCGCTCTTTGGGCTCGAGGACATGGGCTTTGTCGGGCGTGGGGAGGCCGGTGCCTTTGTCGCCGAAGGCAACACCTCACCCGGCGGATCGCTGCCGATGAATACCAACGGAGGAGGGCTGTCCTACACCCACACCGGGATGTATGGCATGTTCGCGATCCAGGAGGCGGTCCGTCAACTGCGTGGTGAGGCGGCTGCCCAGGTGCCCGATGTCAGCACCAGCCTGGTGCTGGGCAACGGCGGAATGTTTATGAGCGCAGCGACCCTCGTGCTCGGAAACGAGGCGGCCGCCTGA
- a CDS encoding MaoC/PaaZ C-terminal domain-containing protein, whose product MSLNHDLIGVPSEAVRRSWTSKDTLLYAVGCGAGHDDPLAELSLTTENSHDIAQQVLPTYGVLVASGGGGRKLGDFNPAMLVHGGQEVELSRPLPVEGEVEVTSVITGIEDKRSGALISSESRAVDVATGEDLVLSRSQIFIRGEGGFSDGTTGGSPAPAHEWVLPEREPDLVAEMPTWPGQALVYRLSGDRNPLHSDPVFAARGNFERPILHGLCTYGISARALISGLADGEVSALTAIGGRFSAPVTPGDTLTVRAWRSDDGDVTFQTLRSDGTVCFDRGTARV is encoded by the coding sequence ATGTCCCTCAACCACGACCTCATCGGTGTCCCCTCAGAGGCGGTGCGCCGCTCGTGGACCAGCAAGGACACCCTGCTGTATGCCGTGGGTTGCGGTGCAGGACACGACGATCCCTTGGCGGAACTCTCCCTGACAACGGAGAACAGCCACGACATCGCCCAGCAGGTGCTGCCCACCTATGGCGTCCTCGTTGCCTCTGGCGGCGGGGGCCGCAAGCTGGGCGACTTCAACCCGGCGATGCTGGTCCATGGCGGCCAGGAGGTTGAGCTGAGCCGACCGCTGCCGGTCGAGGGTGAGGTCGAGGTGACCAGTGTCATCACCGGCATCGAGGACAAGCGCTCGGGCGCCCTGATCTCCTCCGAGAGTCGGGCCGTCGATGTGGCAACGGGCGAGGACCTGGTGCTCTCGCGCAGCCAGATCTTCATCCGCGGCGAGGGTGGCTTCAGCGACGGCACGACCGGGGGCTCACCCGCCCCGGCACACGAGTGGGTCCTGCCCGAGCGCGAGCCCGACCTCGTCGCCGAGATGCCGACGTGGCCAGGTCAGGCGCTGGTCTATCGCCTCAGCGGAGACCGCAACCCCCTGCACTCCGACCCGGTGTTCGCCGCCCGCGGCAACTTCGAGCGCCCGATCCTGCACGGGTTGTGCACCTACGGCATCAGCGCCCGCGCCCTGATCTCCGGGCTGGCCGACGGCGAGGTCAGCGCCCTGACCGCGATCGGCGGGCGCTTCTCCGCGCCCGTCACTCCCGGTGACACCCTGACGGTCCGCGCCTGGCGCAGCGACGACGGCGATGTCACGTTCCAGACGCTGCGCAGCGACGGCACGGTGTGCTTCGACCGCGGCACCGCCCGGGTCTGA
- a CDS encoding ABC transporter permease: MSIVQQSDATEAHDAVIADGTIPPPVERPPRRRAFRRFARQQPFGLAALVLIVAFVAMAALCPWLAPYDPLEQQRGSIMMPPSPDHLMGTDDLGRDVLSRTLYGARTSLLVAVATLGLGGVVGILLGTLSGYLGGSWVDTIIQRVMDTLMAIPSIVLLLFVAALLGPSIRNTVIALSLLVIPQFNRVTRGEMLRIREETYVEAARAIGCSPWRILSRYGLPNLMAPLFVLGSLVFAGMMIAESALSFLGIGTPPPTPSWGRMLSEGSSSLEIAPWIAFYPGLALSVSVLAFNLLGDAMRDFLDPKQRR, translated from the coding sequence ATGTCGATCGTTCAGCAATCCGATGCCACCGAGGCGCACGATGCCGTCATCGCCGACGGGACCATCCCGCCACCCGTGGAGCGGCCACCCAGGCGGCGTGCCTTCCGCCGGTTCGCCCGGCAGCAACCCTTTGGGTTGGCCGCACTGGTGCTCATCGTGGCCTTCGTGGCGATGGCCGCGCTCTGTCCCTGGCTCGCGCCCTATGACCCCCTGGAGCAACAGCGGGGCAGCATCATGATGCCACCCAGCCCGGACCACCTGATGGGCACCGATGACCTGGGTCGGGACGTGCTGAGCAGGACCCTGTATGGCGCACGCACCAGTTTGTTGGTCGCCGTCGCCACCCTGGGGCTGGGTGGGGTGGTCGGCATCCTGCTGGGCACCCTGTCGGGTTATCTGGGGGGCAGTTGGGTGGACACCATCATCCAGCGGGTGATGGACACGCTGATGGCGATCCCGTCGATCGTCCTGCTGCTCTTTGTCGCAGCGCTGCTCGGCCCGAGCATCCGCAACACGGTGATTGCCCTCAGCCTGTTGGTCATCCCGCAGTTCAACCGAGTCACCCGCGGGGAGATGCTGCGCATCCGTGAGGAGACCTACGTCGAGGCCGCCCGTGCCATCGGGTGCAGTCCGTGGCGCATCCTGTCGCGTTATGGCCTGCCCAACCTGATGGCGCCCCTGTTTGTGCTGGGCTCCCTGGTCTTCGCGGGCATGATGATCGCCGAGTCGGCCCTCAGCTTCCTCGGCATCGGCACGCCGCCGCCGACCCCGTCCTGGGGGCGGATGCTCAGCGAGGGGTCGTCCTCCCTGGAGATCGCACCGTGGATCGCCTTCTATCCGGGCCTGGCCCTGTCCGTCTCCGTCCTCGCGTTCAACCTGCTCGGTGATGCGATGCGCGACTTCCTCGACCCCAAACAACGCCGCTGA
- a CDS encoding ABC transporter ATP-binding protein — MTLSATADSATDRQGVAPLLEVTDLVKHFPVGGGLFRKESPPVRAVDGVSFSIGRGETLGLVGESGSGKSTLGRLVLRLLDPTSGTVTFDGQDITTARQSQVKPLRRRMQLIFQDPVSSFNPRMTIEDLLMEPMVVHGIGTPAERKRRCAELLDQVGLASSALAKYPHQFSGGQAQRIGIARALTTDPDLLVCDEAVSALDVSIQAQVLNLLKSIQQEQGISYLFIAHDLNVVRYISDRVCVMYLGKLAEVGGSDRIMADPLHPYTQALIRSIPAVTASSSRVERIPLQGEIPNPSKPPAGCRFHTRCPLKFDLCEQEEPQLHERDGSLTACHLYRPEASA; from the coding sequence ATGACCTTGTCAGCCACGGCCGACAGTGCCACCGATCGGCAGGGCGTCGCCCCGCTGCTCGAGGTCACTGACCTGGTCAAGCACTTCCCCGTCGGGGGTGGGCTGTTCCGCAAGGAGTCTCCTCCGGTGCGGGCGGTCGACGGCGTCTCGTTCTCGATCGGTCGCGGTGAGACCCTCGGGCTGGTCGGTGAGTCGGGCTCGGGCAAGTCGACCCTGGGGCGGCTCGTGCTGCGCCTGCTCGACCCCACCAGCGGCACGGTGACCTTTGACGGTCAGGACATCACGACGGCACGGCAGTCGCAGGTCAAGCCGTTGCGGCGGCGGATGCAGCTGATCTTTCAGGACCCGGTGAGCTCGTTCAACCCGCGGATGACGATCGAGGACCTCCTCATGGAGCCGATGGTCGTGCACGGCATTGGGACCCCCGCCGAGCGCAAGCGCCGCTGCGCCGAGCTCCTGGACCAGGTCGGTCTCGCCTCCAGCGCCCTGGCGAAGTATCCGCACCAGTTCTCCGGCGGTCAGGCCCAGCGCATCGGCATCGCCCGCGCCCTGACCACCGACCCGGACCTGCTGGTCTGTGACGAGGCGGTCAGCGCCCTCGACGTGTCGATCCAGGCGCAGGTGCTCAACCTGCTCAAGTCGATCCAGCAGGAGCAGGGCATCAGCTATCTGTTCATCGCCCACGACCTCAACGTGGTCCGCTATATCTCGGACCGGGTCTGCGTGATGTATCTCGGCAAGCTCGCCGAGGTGGGCGGGAGCGACCGGATCATGGCCGACCCGCTGCACCCCTACACCCAGGCGCTGATCCGCTCCATTCCGGCGGTGACCGCCAGCTCCAGCCGCGTCGAGCGCATCCCGCTGCAGGGCGAGATCCCCAACCCGAGCAAGCCGCCCGCCGGTTGCCGCTTCCACACCCGCTGCCCGCTGAAGTTCGACCTCTGCGAGCAGGAGGAGCCGCAGCTGCACGAGCGCGACGGCTCACTGACGGCCTGCCACCTCTACCGCCCGGAGGCCTCCGCATGA
- a CDS encoding ABC transporter substrate-binding protein, producing MSTARSRTRLLIAGVAVVATTSACFGGASGQSGANDNAGSSASANLPEEDAGDPVPGGILEMATPSDARSLDPHREASYNTHGAIGSVYSRLTAFKTGEDVEYGTTEVEGDLAEEWEANEDSTEWTFHLREGVKFHNKPPVNGREFTSADVLCTIDRIQTLPGHQLTLISDVTDLAAPDDYTVTFSLASPNVDFDRVLANPFLVILPCEATEGDVDLDTDAIGTGAFVLDSWTRDRERVLSANPDYFIEDRPYLDGYHVTIMPDAQSQQAALRSGKLDLMAGLSIDARQVDTLLSQVEGLRLRQEGGSTQTRIYLNTNEEPFDDLNVRRAVALAIDREGMIEGLRAGGSLTGPVTPSFEGALTSEEVGELTPYDPEQAKELLAEAGFPDGFSAEMKVTDGYGGTVVKEAQWVQQDLAEVGIDVDIKMEDYATYYGDSWAQENYTIAYGLQTPMLSADEYLTSEYLSDGGRNWNGVDDPKLDEMIKEQRTITDAAERDAALQEIQRYIITEVAAPLSLYVYDGQTMLSGAVQGYYPHPDYSSREYMDIWLVDGGE from the coding sequence ATGAGCACAGCCCGCAGCAGGACCCGACTATTGATCGCGGGTGTCGCCGTGGTCGCCACGACCAGCGCCTGCTTTGGGGGTGCGAGCGGTCAGAGTGGCGCCAACGACAACGCCGGCTCCTCGGCCAGCGCCAACCTGCCCGAGGAGGATGCCGGCGACCCGGTGCCCGGTGGCATCCTGGAGATGGCCACTCCCTCGGATGCGCGCTCGCTGGACCCCCACCGCGAGGCGTCCTACAACACGCACGGCGCCATCGGCTCGGTGTACAGCCGGCTGACCGCCTTCAAGACCGGTGAGGACGTCGAATACGGCACCACGGAGGTTGAGGGCGACCTCGCCGAGGAGTGGGAGGCCAATGAGGACAGCACCGAGTGGACCTTCCACCTGCGCGAGGGCGTGAAGTTCCACAACAAGCCGCCGGTCAATGGCCGCGAGTTCACCTCCGCGGATGTGTTGTGCACCATCGACCGCATCCAGACCCTGCCCGGTCACCAGCTCACCCTGATCAGCGACGTCACGGACCTCGCCGCGCCGGACGACTACACGGTCACCTTCTCGCTCGCGTCGCCCAACGTCGACTTCGACCGGGTGCTCGCCAACCCGTTCCTGGTGATCCTGCCGTGCGAGGCCACGGAGGGTGACGTCGACCTCGACACCGACGCCATCGGCACCGGTGCCTTCGTGCTCGACAGCTGGACCCGGGACCGCGAGCGGGTCCTCAGCGCCAACCCCGACTACTTCATCGAGGACCGCCCCTATCTGGACGGCTATCACGTCACGATCATGCCGGACGCCCAGTCGCAGCAGGCCGCCCTGCGCAGCGGCAAGCTGGACCTGATGGCCGGCCTGTCCATCGACGCCCGCCAGGTCGACACCCTGCTCTCCCAGGTCGAGGGCCTCCGCCTGCGCCAGGAGGGTGGGTCCACCCAGACCCGCATCTATCTCAACACCAACGAGGAGCCGTTCGACGACCTCAACGTCCGCCGTGCCGTGGCGCTGGCCATCGACCGCGAGGGCATGATCGAGGGCCTGCGCGCGGGTGGCAGCCTCACCGGACCGGTGACCCCGTCCTTCGAGGGGGCCCTGACCTCGGAAGAGGTCGGCGAGTTGACGCCCTACGACCCCGAGCAGGCCAAGGAGCTGCTGGCTGAGGCCGGTTTCCCCGACGGCTTCTCGGCCGAGATGAAGGTGACCGACGGCTACGGCGGGACCGTGGTCAAGGAGGCCCAGTGGGTCCAGCAGGACCTGGCCGAGGTCGGCATCGACGTCGACATCAAGATGGAGGACTACGCCACCTATTACGGCGACTCGTGGGCCCAGGAGAACTACACCATCGCCTACGGCCTGCAGACCCCGATGCTGTCGGCCGACGAATACCTGACCTCTGAGTATCTCTCCGACGGCGGACGCAACTGGAACGGTGTGGACGACCCGAAGCTCGACGAGATGATCAAGGAGCAGCGCACGATCACCGATGCCGCGGAGCGAGACGCTGCGCTCCAGGAGATCCAGCGCTACATCATCACCGAGGTCGCTGCGCCCCTGAGTCTGTATGTCTACGACGGTCAGACGATGCTCTCCGGTGCGGTGCAGGGTTACTACCCGCACCCGGACTACTCCTCGCGCGAGTACATGGACATCTGGCTGGTCGATGGTGGTGAGTGA